DNA sequence from the Glycine soja cultivar W05 chromosome 18, ASM419377v2, whole genome shotgun sequence genome:
ttgaCAATTTAATTTTACGAATAATGGTGGTTTTTTAACTaccattatatttattatttatttttaaattaaaaaatgtaattaaataaaaaataaatttaacaaaataaaattttaaaaatgtagtGGTTGAAAGCCGACActttatttatcattattttaaaattaaaaaaaatcttaaaggcTTTGGTAGGGAGAATGCTAGTGACAATGATGGAGGTGCTGGCGATGCACCATCGCATGTCTTGCAACGAGCTATGGTGAAGAGAGTACGTACGGTTCAAGCATCAGTTTGAACCTTGAGGACATACCAGAGATTTGTGCCTCAATCGTGTGTTCCACTGTGCTGCCTCGTTGGTCTCTATTTGGGAGGTGAAGTTGCGGCGCAACTACCAAGATCTGTTGGATCTCATGCCGCCGAAGTGCCACCAAATCCTCTCCAAGAAGGACATCTTTGTGCTCCTCTTATGGCCCCAACCATTCGACCTCGACCACCAGGTGAGTGCTGCTCTTTAGGtaagttattttggtttttgagGTTTTTTAGGGTTTTGTGGAAGTCCTCGTTGCAAGTAGCGGTGAGGTTTGACGCCGGCGGTTAAAAGCTATCActattcacaaaattaaatcGTTGAAACTTGTAATGTAACACCATAAGCTCTAATTAGTAGGAAAAAAGGTACAACTATAGTGCTTCTATTAACTAGAGGACCcgattaaactttttaaaaattgaggGACCTAATTGAATATTCCTAAACAATTAGGGTCAGCCCCGGGCCAGTTGAGAGGTGCCATGACGTAGGATCCACGGCCAAAAGggtcccaattttttttaaaaaaattatagtcatataacaaattttttatattatttatgtagtttttataattaaattaaaaatattattttattttacgtcTCTTTTCGTTCAAATGTAGATATGACATGcatgtgattaaaaaatattattatgttgattattagttgttttttttttatctattaccTTATAGATCcatattgaataaatttttagttCACTCTAACGTATCAACATGTAATTGATCTAtgataacaaatttaaaatattttttaacaaaataagaaacacaaacaaaagctctaattataaatgaataaaactaaatattagtatattaataaaaaaacatgtgcagtatttaatatgaaataatatttttttgatgatAGACAATATCAAAcgaactaaaatattttctttaagagacaagatataaaattaaattataaatatataagtaaattagAGTTATAAAGAAATATGACGGTTTCTTGCATGTTTATTCTAATTTGCAAAACCGTGATGGAatggatttaaaaaatataagtctaCACCTTTTATCATTTGAACCTATTCTGTCTTTTGCAAGGATAAAAACAGGTAACATCAAACCTATCATCCACTTGTCCCGTTATCATGTCTATTTTATGTTTTGAGATTTATTAAAACTATTAAGCCTaagaaaatgtataatttttaataaaattacgtgttcacttttttatataatatatttatatttcaaataaagggtttaatttaattttttgtcaggAGCTCATGAAATTTAAGGACCGATCTTGTAAATAATTAAGGAAGCAAATGTagaattaagtaaaaaatataataagaacaaaaaggaaaaaaaaacacacacacaaaaataacaagaaatagAACACTCCGATAGTATAGaagttaaaaagttatttaagccgtttatttattttattttcttccctttcaACCCGTTGAGAAATCTATATTCATATTTACATGGGGGGAAATCAGATGCAGTAACTTTTGGTGGCATGCACTGCATTTTGCATGGTGTTGTTGGAAGAGAGAGTGCACATTTCAAGAAAAGGATAGGAGACATTTTGGTGTTGTGACGTCCAAGGCCCGCCAAACACACTCTCCGTCTTTTACGGAAAGGTAATATTCTCCAACTCGAGTTCAACACACAAGACAAACAACATCACAAgtgaagaaagagagagataaaaaaataaaaaagtacttACCATATTACTGACTACCACTTCTATCCGTCCAATGCAACAAACGATGTTGCAAAACTATTATAAACAACTCAAAGGTCAAACATACACAACTTGGACTCAACTTGTGTTGGATCTCTATTTAGGCCCCCCACACAGCACACCCTTCTCAAATTGATGAGTCCATTCCTCCTTCTCATGTAAtccattcataattaatttttattttaggtctTCATAACTTACATAACATCATTATTCATTTTCCAACAACTTTTGGCTTCATGGAAAACCAATTCTTTCTCAATGCTGGTGTGCCCCCTCAGCTGCATTTTGAGCCTTCACCACACGGTCACCAACCTTGTCCACCACCCTCTTGGCAATCATCACTGTCTTCTGCCATGGATGTTCAAGTCACCGTTTTGAATTGTTCAACTGAGCAGACCCAGGATTGCTTCTACAACACCACCCCAACATGGGACAAGTCAACGGATCATGGCCTTCAGTTTGATTCAGCTCTGAGTTCAATGGTGTCCTCTCCTGCAGCCTCCAATTCCAACATATCAAGTGAGAATTTTGTCATCAGGGAATTGATAGGAAAATTGGGAAacattggtggtggtggtggttcaGATGAGATCTCACCTCATTCTCAGCCTTTGGTTGGTGCATCTTTCTACATCAATTGCAATAATAATAGCACCAACACTTCATGTTATAGCACCCCTTTGAGTTCTCCTCCAAAGGTGAACACGATCAAGATCCCCACAATGGTGAACCACTTGGTGAAGGAGGGCATGCCCCCAAGTTTGGAGACACCAATGTCCTTGAATTCCACTGTGGCTAAATTCTCAGCTGATCCTGGCTTTGCTGAGAGGGCTGCAAAGTTTTCATGCTTTGGAAGTCGGAGTTTGAATGGCAGGACCACCCAATTGGGACTCAACAATgctgaattggctcagagatctTCATTGGTGGAAAATGGGAAGCGGCTCCCTAGAGTCTCAAGTAGTCCATCACTCAAAGTGCTTGAATCTCAAATGGGTACTCAGGAGAACAAAAATTCTCGATTGCAAGACCTAATGGAATTGGCCAATTCTCAAGAGGAATCCACAATCTCTGAACAGACCCCAAATGGGGACACTGGGGTGAAGCCTTCCCCTTATGTGAATTCTAGGAAAAGAAAAGGTCCATCCAAAGGAAAAGCCAAAGAAACTTCAGCCTCTATTAACCCCCCTATGGTAAGAACTTTTTATGtcaaaattgttttgttttacaCTTTTGATTCAAATTGGCATTTCCTGAATCGCAAAGGGTCTTTCACTTCAGGCTGCTGAAGCTAGTGAAGACTGGAATGCGAAACGCAGCAAGCCTAATGCGGGTGAGGGGAATGAAAATTGCCAAGTTAAGGCAGAGGAAGAGTCCAAAGGGGGTAATAGTAATGCAAATGATGAGAAACAGAACAAGAGTAACTCAAAACCTCCTGAACCTCCAAAGGATTACATTCATGTTAGAGCAAGAAGAGGTCAAGCCACTGATAGTCATAGTCTTGCAGAAAGAGTAAGAAAAGAATCACTGTCATTTTCTAACTCTGAATAACACTGGCTAAAAAACATGTGTAGCCTTTTTCATTTTGACTTTGTTTAAACCAATTTTGAAATAGGTTCGGAGGGAGAAAATCAGTGAAAGAATGAAGCTTCTCCAAGATCTTGTCCCAGGTTGCAATAAGGTGCATGGGCTGATAAGCTAAATTAGAATTCAAACAAATtaggttgttattttttttaatgtgttccTTTACTAATTTGGTTATGAACTGTTTGTTCCTTTTAGGTCACGGGTAAAGCACTAATGCTTGATGAAATTATAAACTATGTTCAGTCATTGCAGCGCCAAGTTGAGGTAAACCAGTCTTGGCCAATAAGCATCTCAAATGATGGccataataataatgttttagATTTCTTGCTCATTAAGAATTCCTTTTTTGCTGTTGCAGTTTCTGTCTATGAAGTTGGCTTCTGTTAACACCAGGCTGGATTTTAGTATTGAGAGTCTAATCTCAAAAGATGTAAGTTTCAGGGCTCTAGACAATGGGTTTgcttttttaactaaaaaaagaaaataaaaattattgcttttttttttttttcctgagttGGGATTTGTTGGCTTTTTGGTGATTTCAGATATTTCAATCAAATAATTCTTTGGCACACCCAATATTCCTGATAGATTCCTCAGCACCACCCTTTTATGGGCAACACCCTCAGCCAAACCCAGCAGTCCACAATAACATTCCTAATGGAACTATGACCCACAACTCAGTGGACCCATTAGATACTGGTTTGTGCCAAAACCTTGGCATGCATTTACCACACCTAAATGATTTTAATGAAGGTGGTTCTCAGGTAATCAATTCCTCCTAgttgtttgtttctcttataaaaaacagtgaaagaaaaaaaggagccttattttttttaaagtttcatGCACTTTTTCTAATTCTTCTTATCCAATGATTTTCAGTATGCAAAACCATTCTCTGAAGATGACCTCCACACCATTATTCAGATGGGATTTGGCCAAAATGCAAATAGGATAACACCAATACAATCTCAGAGTTTCAACGGTAAATAaagcaaagagaaaaaaaatatgttaatgaCACATCATTTTCATTAGGCCCCAAAATTGatctatatgttttttttttttgtccaataTAGGCTCAAATCAAGTACCCCTATGAAAATCAAGCTCTGATCACCATTCATTACGGCTGAATTGAAGCTTGGAGGAATAGGAAGACTACTGCTGTACACAACAAGAAGGGATTTAATTTGAACGACCCCTTGAATTATTAAGCCATTGTTATCACTAGGTCTAATAGAACCTTCTTTTGTCCTTATGTTagccattttcttttcttaccctttccatgagtttaatttttaatcatcagGGGCagttcttttcaaatttttttacaacttcttcACTGTAAAATCTTTAGGACCGATTCTGATTTCTCTTGGTgcaaattcttatttttacGGCACCAATTGTAAGATATAGTGCAAATTAAAGGAGTTTTTCTACTACCCGCTATTATGATTATCCCTCCTCACTTTGTCTACTATTGTACGCTTTATATAATTCATACATCacatcaacccacaaagaatTTTCGTGGGACTTTATTAAAATCACATTAAAGGTCATGTCAATTAACCTTCTCCTAAATCGCGTAATCTGGTCGATGTGATTCTCACTTGTGTTGCTAACCAGCTGTATTAGTgggaccattttttttttcatcttaaaattctaattctaatttaagtgATTAGGACATTTGGTTAATTTGAGCTGTGGTCAACTATAACTTGTGgcatttttctttgtctttttcccTGTAACTTTCTTTGGTTCACCAAAAGCAGAAGCTTCTGTGTCGTTTTTTTAGCTGAATGGATTAGAAAAATGCACGGGAAAAGCATTAGAAATTGTAGAGGTTAGAAGTTAGAAGTTATAACCACCCCTTTTTgagaaaacattatttttttcttactaaTATATGTGAACATTAAAGGAATCCCAAGTTGGCAGTGGTGAACTTCTGACTAGGCCCAATGAATCATTGAGCTTTATAATTTCacaacttttattattaatttagggAATAAGAAAAGGGGTTTGTAGTGGAGTTCAGGTTTGTAAAAGATACTCTGGAGATATTACACTAATCTTTTTCTGAGAGGTTGTTAGCAAAAATCCAGTTTGtaagtttaaacaaaaaatttcttgGTTCTGGTCATACTATTTTAATATACTGGGTCTATAATTTTGCAGATTAGtgtgaatttaattattaaaaagatgCTTTGAATGTGGTGCTGTATACAGCAGagttacatatattttattattattgtattattgTGTAAAATACCTAGTTTTCTTTAAGcaaaaaatgataaacaaaTCGAAATAGAAAGTGTTAATCTGACAACTTTGTCTCCAAAAACTACAAACGTACGACTAATCATATAACGACGTGTCAAAGGATGTATtgatagatatttttattaagaattaatGTGAACAATTATTAAAGAGACAAAGCAATTAATgcaataaattaattgattttgtataaattaaattacatggtAGTATTTTGAATAATgtaaatttattatctttactatttttaatagtattatttatatgtaGTTTTGTCCTTCTCTATTTTTCCTTAACTATTCAGCCTGCGGTTTCCTTCATTTGAGTTCTCAATATCTTATGTTTTATGTCAAcaattatgttatgttaactaataaatgaAACATAACCTTGACATGGAACATACAGCGTGTACCGGTAGCTGGTAGCCAAATTTAATCACTTTAACATTTGAACTTTCCCTTCTATTAACATTTGTTAATTTTCTATTTCAGTTTTATATTCTCTTATTATCACAGAACAGAACACTCTCTTTAATTAATCCATAAAGAGACGCCTGTGAAGCAACAGCATAATTGCCTTTGGTTAAGGTTAAGTTGTCCATATTGCTTAATTAATCTTCTCAATTATGCCAATTTGTTTTTGGGCTAGCTGATCCCATTTCTTTATTACATAAAGTTAGTGCAAAATCAACCTGAAGACTAATTAAGAGTTAGATGAGATTGGCCAACAAAAAGTGCCAATTAATCAGACAATCTAGCATGGCAGAGTTTTATCAATTTGATAAAGCTGGCTTTCAGTACATGAACCATTaagcttttttttcttctgcttgCATAAGCACTTTAAAAAGTTCTTAGCAGTTCTGATTATTTTATCTATTCCCTTTAGAAGGTAAAATAGGTGATCATAGATAGATTTAATGCTATACCCTAGctgttttattgtttttcattttcttaattttctttaattcctTATTTCTTTCCTATCCATACATATGTTGCTTGTAATATAAATCTCCTTTACTATTTATCATCTTCAACCACTGAATAAAATTTAAGTTCAACTACATGGGGCTTCCATTTGCCTAATTTTAGGTTGAATTTTACAGTTCAATTGTCATAATCAGATACTGAAATCCATGTCCCTAATAGAATGAAAAGGAAAGGAGAATGTGCTTTCAATGAAATAGCTTTAGATTGTCCTTCTAAAATGACGAGAAAATGAGGCCCTACCAAGCGAGAATGTTTTGAGAGATTTGTAAGGCACACTATAATGATCATTAGGGTAGGCGCCCTACTAAGTAAAGTTGTCACTGCTATATCACCCACCTCCCACTTATATTTGGGACCCCTCTTTCCCCTCTTTCACCTTAGGATGAAGCAAATAACTTGTTTCGGGGGATTTTGGCAACTTTACTTCCTTTGTTTGGGGAGAAAATCAAACaccctattttaaaaaaaaacccatcATTTGTTTTACCAACCATCCATTATTTCATGCTCTACAACCGTAAGATTTTATGTTTTCCATCCATTTCAAAGCCTCTCACCATCAAAGACCAATTTTTTTCCGCTATATTTACCTTTCAGACTCATAagaaaaatcatgtttataatttGAGTAAACATCAATGCTCCATTTTAGTTTCTCACTTAAAATTTGATTCAACACTTTTGTTAGCTAACTTTTGAGTAACACCCTTGAGATACACAATTAAATTTAGGGACAACACCTACCTGTGACAGTGAGATGCCATTCAACAGGAGACACGTTGTGCATGGGTCCTCACCTACCAAGGGTACCATTTCTGAATATAGTTCATGAGATTTTCATCATGAAGGAATAAATTAAACCTTGTGGTCAAACACATCATAGGATGAATTTTACAATATATTTGACAGAACAAAACAAGAGAGGCTACGATCTTAATTTGTGGTAACTATCTTCTACTTTACCACTCAAATTTGTTCcagttataattttatgatttatgaggTCTTCTAATAGATTTATCCCGTTCGTCTTTTTCATCATGTTTATAAACGAACTAGAACATTCTGTCTTATTTTACGATCGCTTTCTGTCTTTTCAATTAAATGATGACTCAAAAGACTCTAGTGTTGATATAGGACATGAATTACTTAAGAAAAATGCTTACTCACTTTATAATAGgcttttttaatattcttttttatttattgattaaaatttattaaaaattacaaaattttatgaatcttactttttttttaataaatctctcttataattttttaatttttaaaaatatgttaatcattaataaaaaattca
Encoded proteins:
- the LOC114397691 gene encoding transcription factor bHLH62-like; translated protein: MENQFFLNAGVPPQLHFEPSPHGHQPCPPPSWQSSLSSAMDVQVTVLNCSTEQTQDCFYNTTPTWDKSTDHGLQFDSALSSMVSSPAASNSNISSENFVIRELIGKLGNIGGGGGSDEISPHSQPLVGASFYINCNNNSTNTSCYSTPLSSPPKVNTIKIPTMVNHLVKEGMPPSLETPMSLNSTVAKFSADPGFAERAAKFSCFGSRSLNGRTTQLGLNNAELAQRSSLVENGKRLPRVSSSPSLKVLESQMGTQENKNSRLQDLMELANSQEESTISEQTPNGDTGVKPSPYVNSRKRKGPSKGKAKETSASINPPMAAEASEDWNAKRSKPNAGEGNENCQVKAEEESKGGNSNANDEKQNKSNSKPPEPPKDYIHVRARRGQATDSHSLAERVRREKISERMKLLQDLVPGCNKVTGKALMLDEIINYVQSLQRQVEFLSMKLASVNTRLDFSIESLISKDIFQSNNSLAHPIFLIDSSAPPFYGQHPQPNPAVHNNIPNGTMTHNSVDPLDTGLCQNLGMHLPHLNDFNEGGSQYAKPFSEDDLHTIIQMGFGQNANRITPIQSQSFNGSNQVPL